A window of the Lactuca sativa cultivar Salinas chromosome 5, Lsat_Salinas_v11, whole genome shotgun sequence genome harbors these coding sequences:
- the LOC111912493 gene encoding uncharacterized protein LOC111912493: MPATNLGGSSQVVPVTTQSIPLQCPKLTTTNYTSWSIMVESILQAYDLWEAVNPENGKAIEAKKNLMARAFVFQTLPDDILLQVAKHKDAKDVWEALRVRYLGAKRVQKARLQTLRTELEMLKMKEGDTIDEFSGKLSEIASKFKSLGSSLEDEIVVRKLLNSVPKKFLQIVASIEQYSEIEDMSLEEVVGRLKAYEERIKVIDEDESDQNQNKLLLSKEEWEERTKHGNFNQDQSGQGRGRGQGRGRGRGRDGRFQSYEDQREQGMYRDKRHIKCYNIQEYGHYAAECPKKEIKEE; encoded by the coding sequence ATGCCAGCAACAAACCTGGGAGGATCAAGTCAGGTTGTACCCGTCACCACTCAAAGTATCCCGCTGCAATGCCCCAAGTTAACAACTACAAATTATACAAGTTGGTCAATTATGGTGGAGTCGATTTTACAAGCATACGACTTGTGGGAAGCAGTTAATCCGGAAAATGGAAAAGCGATTGAGGCAAAGAAAAATTTGATGGCAAGAGCATTTGTGTTTCAAACTCTACCTGACGATATATTGCTTCAAGTGGCTAAGCATAAGGATGCAAAAGATGTGTGGGAAGCGCTTCGTGTGCGGTATTTGGGAGCCAAAAGAGTTCAAAAGGCGAGACTGCAAACACTTAGAACCGAGCTAGAGATGTTGAAGATGAAAGAGGGTGACACGATTGATGAGTTTTCGGGGAAACTTAGTGAAATTGCATCCAAATTCAAGAGTCTTGGGTCTAGCTTGGAGGATGAGATAGTGGTAAGAAAACTACTAAATTCAGTTCCTAAGAAGTTTTTGCAGATTGTTGCATCGATTGAGCAATACTCCGAGATAGAGGACATGTCACTTGAGGAAGTTGTGGGAAGGTTGAAGGCATATGAAGAGAGAATCAAGGTTATTGATGAAGATGAGAGTGATCAAAATCAAAACAAACTTTTACTGTCAAAAGAGGAATGGGAAGAGAGAACCAAACATGGTAACTTCAATCAAGATCAATCTGGACAAGGAAGAGGTCGAGGTCAAGGAAGAGGTCGTGGTAGAGGTCGAGATGGTCGGTTCCAAAGTTATGAAGATCAAAGGGAGCAAGGTATGTATCGAGACAAGAGACATAttaaatgctataatattcaagAATATGGACATTATGCAGCTGAGTGTCCtaagaaagaaataaaagaagAATAA